In Myotis daubentonii chromosome 6, mMyoDau2.1, whole genome shotgun sequence, a genomic segment contains:
- the RNASET2 gene encoding ribonuclease T2, which yields MKPAAPGRALLCALGLAFCLSCARGLRSSGSHEWKKLIMVHHWPATVCKRAEDGCRDPPDYWTIHGLWADRADSCNRSWPFKLDEIKDLMQDMKMYWPDLLHSSPNSTFLWKHEWAKHGTCAAQLDALGSERKYFGKALDLYRALALNSMLQKLGVLPSGGNYYQVSDIKDALTSLYGVAPKIQCLPPEQGEEVQLLGQIELCFTRDLQLRGCAEPGEPAGGAGGAGLAQDLEVCKDGPVFYPPPP from the exons ATGAAGCCGGCCGCGCCTGGCCGCGCCCTCCTGTgcgccctgggcctggccttctGCCTGAGCTGCGCGCGCGGGCTCCGGAGCAG TGGCAGCCACGAGTGGAAGAAGCTGATCATGGTCCACCACTGGCCTGCGACCGTGTGCAAG AGAGCGGAAGACGGCTGCAGGGACCCCCCGGACTACTGGACGATCCACGGACTGTG GGCTGACAGAGCGGACTCGTGTAATCGGTCGTGGCCCTTTAAGTTGGACGAGATTAAG GACCTCATGCAGGACATGAAGATGTACTGGCCTGACCTGCTCCACTCGTCTCCCAACAGCACCTTTTTGTG GAAGCACGAGTGGGCGAAGCACGGGACCTGCGCGGCCCAGCTGGACGCCCTCGGCTCCGAGCGGAAGTACTTCGGGAAGGCCCTGGACCTGTACCGGGCGCTCGCCCTCAACAG CATGCTCCAGAAGCTGGGCGTCCTGCCGTCCGGGGGCAATTACTACCAG GTGTCAGACATCAAAGACGCCCTCACCAGCCTGTACGGAGTCGCGCCCAAGATCCAGTGTCTCCCGCCCGAGCAG GGCGAGGAGGTGCAGCTGCTGGGGCAGATCGAGCTGTGCTTCaccagggacctgcagctgcggGGCTGTGCGGAGCCCGGGGagccggcgggcggggcggggggcgccggccTCGCCCAGGACCTGGAGGTGTGCAAGGACGGCCCCGTCTTCTACCCGCCACCCCCCTAG